Proteins co-encoded in one Amia ocellicauda isolate fAmiCal2 chromosome 11, fAmiCal2.hap1, whole genome shotgun sequence genomic window:
- the csf3r gene encoding granulocyte colony-stimulating factor receptor encodes MEILAPFCGKERKTRSTFIRWDTGFCAMPSPLKSQLLVLMVMMLDSAQVTEASGCAAISVESSVVVLGSTLRASCAVRDNCTLAEGPDVQLEWRLNGSIVPRSRYVQPAGSRVSALSLPGFNATQGYLACFLVHQGEPQMTDEVEIKAGYPPSKPMNLSCMTNLTNPPTFTCTWMPGRETHLPTRFSLHTRDKVGNPSKSFMPPDGSNSYSIPRLSFHLFSEMEVFVTAVNALGSATSDSLFQDPMDAVKLDPPNIQSIRTEDGKYGCLIIEWTVSDSLDWVGELEVDLRFKATDSERWTTERKTVVDWKPVQQCALLHGTEYEFLMRVRLDPGFWSDWSRGSKGYMLEKAPSGKLSLWWRMMDEQSRVLQLVWKPTSQFKANSKNVSYHVFHGSLSARTTFCRTSEMHCEACLPRGTKKLYISAMNAAGESNPAEVTFYQDRALEPVSGISVSSYRHTGLWVHWTPLASQVVNYVVEWCVVSDTEPCLISFLVVPRNHTSAAITENVEPYRLYRVSVYPLYRNGIGRPLAAEGYSEQKAPSTAPAMEVGAITDSQVELSWQEIPVDERNGFIRSYTVFYSDEGGDTEGVIVESPQRHVTLRNLKPSSLYKVFIMASSEGGSANGTLIMFRASEVDSWNFLSTVLPACIGLLVFSVVTLSACFTKRDSLKLQFWPMVPDPANSSLHKWTQTETLKDINPFQDLQDPSPVNISRFSILDISGHKSEKEEQKPDVTAVDGPWPSQGRSIGLDGTPPASAPFERRCEGTQAKDYLNYSGVPYATVVFSAYKSQQGAPPAYLRSDSTQPLLQDLSPSPKQYENLWFSANKDEDASFIGSQVTKDKEVGSSAFWDDFPLLSALKIEETDIESVS; translated from the exons ATGGAAATACTGGCACCATTCTGtggtaaagaaagaaagaccaGGAGTACTTTCATCAGATGGGACACAG gCTTTTGTGCCATGCCTTCTCCATTAAAATCTCAGCTTTTGGTTTTGATGGTAATGATGTTGGACTCTGCTCAAG TTACAGAGGCCTCAGGATGTGCTGCAATATCAGTTGAGTCATCTGTGGTTGTCCTGGGTTCGACGCTGAGAGCTTCCTGTGCTGTCAGAGACAATTGCACTTTAGCTGAAGGGCCGGATGTCCAGCTGGAATGGCGTCTCAATGGCAGCATCGTCCCCCGGAGTCGATACGTCCAGCCAGCCGGCAGCAGAGTCTCCGCACTGTCCCTCCCTGGTTTCAATGCCACCCAGGGGTATCTCGCCTGTTTCCTAGTGCATCAGGGAGAGCCCCAGATGACTGATGAGGTTGAGATTAAAGCTGGGT ATCCGCCTTCAAAGCCCATGAACCTGAGCTGCATGACGAATTTAACTAATCCGCCCACATTCACTTGCACGTGGATGCCTGGAAGAGAGACGCACCTCCCGACCCGGTTCTCTCTGCACACCAGAGATAA GGTGGGAAATCCTTCAAAGTCCTTCATGCCGCCCGATGGAAGCAACTCCTACTCCATTCCGCGCTTGAGCTTCCACCTGTTCTCTGAGATGGAGGTCTTCGTGACCGCAGTGAACGCCCTGGGGAGCGCCACGTCCGATTCTCTGTTTCAGGATCCCATGGACGCTG TGAAATTGGATCCTCCGAATATCCAAAGCATCCGAACAGAGGACGGGAAATATGGCTGCCTAATAATCGAGTGGACTGTATCTGACTCGCTGGACTGGGTTGGAGAATTGGAAGTTGATCTCCGTTTCAAAGCTACGGACAGCGAGCGCTGGACGACAGAAAGA AAAACGGTGGTGGATTGGAAACCCGTCCAGCAGTGTGCTTTGCTCCACGGGACAGAGTACGAGTTCCTCATGCGTGTGCGACTCGATCCCGGGTTCTGGAGTGACTGGAGCCGAGGATCAAAGGGCTACATGCTGGAAAAGG CTCCCTCCGGAAAACTCAGCTTGTGGTGGAGAATGATGGATGAACAATCCCGAGTGTTGCAGCTGGTCTGGAAG CCTACAAGCCAGTTCAAAGCCAACAGCAAAAACGTTTCCTACCACGTTTTCCATGGTTCGCTGTCAGCCAGAACAACCTTTTGTAGAACCTCAGAAATGCACTGCGAAGCCTGTCTGCCCCGAGGAACCAAGAAGCTGTACATCAGCGCGATGAACGCAGCAGGAGAATCCAACCCGGCTGAGGTCACGTTCTACCAGGACAGAG CTCTGGAGCCCGTGTCTGGCATCAGTGTGTCATCATATCGACACACTGGCCTCTGGGTTCACTGGACACCCCTAGCATCACAAGTTGTCAACTATGTGGTCGAATGGTGTGTCGTGTCGGACACAGAGCCCTGCCTGATCTCTTTCCTAGTGGTGCCGAGGAACCACACGAGCGCCGCGATCACCG aaaACGTGGAGCCCTACAGACTGTATAGAGTCTCTGTGTATCCGCTGTACAGGAATGGGATCGGACGGCCTCTTGCTGCAGAAGGATATTCAGAGCAGAAGG CCCCCTCGACAGCTCCAGCGATGGAAGTAGGAGCTATAACCGACTCCCAGGTGGAGCTGAGCTGGCAGGAAATCCCAGTGGATGAGAGGAACGGATTCATCCGGAGCTATACGGTTTTCTACTCAGACGAGGGGGGCGACACTGAGG GAGTGATTGTCGAATCTCCGCAGAGACACGTGACCCTCAGAAACCTGAAGCCCTCGTCGCTGTACAAGGTGTTCATCATGGCAAGCTCTGAGGGGGGGAGTGCGAATGGGACGCTCATCATGTTCAGAGCAAGCGAAGTGG ATTCATGGAATTTTCTGTCCACCGTTTTGCCTGCCTGCATCGGTCTCCTTGTGTTCTCCGTGGTCACGCTGTCAGCCTGCTTCACCAAGAGGGACAG TCTGAAGCTGCAGTTTTGGCCGATGGTCCCAGACCCAGCAAACAGCAGCCTGCATAAGTGGACCCAGACTGAAACTCTGAAG GATATTAACCCTTTCCAAGACCTGCAAGACCCCTCCCCAGTGAACATCTCCAGGTTCAGTATTCTAGATATTTCTGGACACAAGTCAGAAAAGGAGGAACAGAAACCTGATGTCACGGCTGTGGATGGACCCTGGCCATCACAGGGCCGCTCCATCGGGCTGGACGGCACCCCCCCCGCCTCCGCCCCCTTCGAGAGGCGCTGTGAAGGAACTCAGGCTAAGGACTACCTGAATTACTCGGGGGTGCCCTATGCCACCGTGGTGTTCAGCGCCTACAAAAGCCAGCAGGGCGCCCCGCCGGCTTACCTCCGGTCCGACTCCACTCAGCCGCTCCTGCAGGACCTGTCCCCGAGCCCGAAGCAGTACGAGAACCTGTGGTTCAGCGCCAATAAAGATGAGGACGCCTCCTTTATAGGGAGTCAAGTGACCAAAGACAAGGAGGTGGGGagcagtgcattctgggatgACTTCCCCCTGCTTAGTGCCCTGAAAATAGAGGAGACTGACATTGAGAGTGTTTCCTAA